A stretch of the Capsicum annuum cultivar UCD-10X-F1 chromosome 10, UCD10Xv1.1, whole genome shotgun sequence genome encodes the following:
- the LOC107843453 gene encoding protein NRT1/ PTR FAMILY 5.6 gives MDKIKTTEESVEIDEQKWVNDSSVDHKGRVPLRGSTGVWKASLFIIVIEFSERLSYFGLATSLIIYLTKVIHQDLKTAAKSVNYWSGVTTLMPLLGGFLADAFLGRFSTVLVSSIVYLLGLLLLTMSRVVPSLKPCDTDLCHEPRKVHEEIFFLAIYLISIGTGGHKPSLESFGADQFDDDHPEERKKKMSFFNWWNFGLCCGLLLGVTLIVYVQDRVSWAMADLILTLVMASSIVIFVAGRPFYRYRKATGSPLTPMLQVFVAAIRKRNLLFPANPSHLYEIPKSETTQSRLLCHTDKLKFLDKAAILDNTQDSEVQQQNPWKLATVTKVEELKLVINMIPIWLTTIPFGICVAQAATFFIKQGVTLDRKIVHNFEIPPASIFALAAIGMIVSVSFYDKILMPILRRATGNERGISILQRIGIGMIFSVSTMIVAALVERKRLNLVHKNPLEGSSSMSVFWLAPQFLIIGIGDGFTLVGLQEYFYDQVPDSMRSLGIAFYLSVIGAANFVSSLLITIVDHITKNSSGKSWFEKDLNSSRLDYFYWLLAIITAVNLCVYVIVAMNYSYKNVHGKATVSVADCNDADDRNAMA, from the exons ATGGATAAGATAAAGACAACAGAAGAATCAGTAGAAATTGATGAGCAAAAATGGGTTAATGATTCTTCTGTGGATCATAAAGGAAGAGTTCCTCTTAGGGGTTCAACTGGTGTCTGGAAAGCCTCTCTCTTCATTATTG TAATTGAATTCAGTGAGAGGCTGAGTTACTTTGGATTAGCCACGAGTTTGATTATATACTTAACAAAAGTCATCCATCAAGACCTCAAAACAGCAGCAAAAAGTGTCAATTACTGGTCTGGTGTCACCACTTTGATGCCATTGCTTGGAGGATTTCTGGCTGATGCATTCTTGGGAAGATTCTCCACAGTTCTTGTTTCTTCCATTGTTTACCTCTTG GGCTTACTTCTCTTGACAATGTCTAGAGTAGTCCCGAGTTTGAAACCTTGCGACACTGACCTCTGTCATGAACCTAGAAAGGTCCACGAGGAGATTTTCTTCCTCGCGATCTACTTAATCTCAATTGGCACCGGAGGTCACAAGCCGTCTCTGGAGAGCTTTGGAGCTGATCAGTTTGATGATGATCATcctgaagaaagaaagaagaaaatgtcCTTTTTCAACTGGTGGAATTTTGGTCTATGTTGTGGACTACTACTTGGTGTTACTCTGATTGTTTATGTACAAGACCGCGTTAGCTGGGCTATGGCGGATTTGATACTTACACTTGTCATGGCTTCTAGTATAGTTATCTTTGTTGCAGGTAGACCGTTCTATCGTTATAGAAAAGCAACCGGAAGTCCCTTAACACCAATGCTACAAGTGTTTGTAGCTGCAATTAGAAAAAGAAATCTCCTTTTTCCTGCCAATCCTTCTCATCTTTACGAAATTCCCAAATCCGAAACTACCCAAAGTAGGCTTTTATGTCACACCGATAAGCTCAA gTTCCTTGATAAAGCTGCAATTCTTGATAACACACAAGATTCAGAAGTACAGCAACAGAATCCATGGAAACTTGCAACTGTGACCAAAGTGGAAGAACTAAAGCTAGTTATCAACATGATTCCCATTTGGCTAACCACTATACCATTCGGTATTTGTGTAGCACAAGCCGCAACTTTTTTCATCAAACAAGGTGTGACACTGGACCGGAAGATTGTTCACAATTTTGAAATCCCTCCTGCCTCAATTTTCGCGTTAGCAGCTATTGGCATGATAGTATCTGTCAGTTTCTATGACAAAATACTCATGCCTATCCTGAGACGGGCAACAGGAAACGAGAGAGGGATTAGTATCCTCCAAAGGATCGGTATTGGAATGATCTTCTCTGTTTCTACTATGATCGTTGCAGCTCTAGTCGAAAGAAAAAGACTGAATCTTGTTCACAAGAATCCACTCGAAGGCTCGAGTTCAATGAGTGTATTCTGGCTAGCACCACAATTCCTTATTATTGGAATAGGAGATGGATTTACCTTAGTAGGATTACAAGAATACTTCTATGACCAAGTACCGGATTCAATGAGAAGTTTAGGCATTGCATTTTACCTAAGTGTAATTGGTGCTGCAAATTTCGTTAGCAGTCTATTGATTACTATTGTGGATCATATCACAAAGAACAGTAGTGGCAAGAGTTGGTTCGAAAAGGACCTGAACAGTAGCCGGCTCGATTATTTCTACTGGTTGTTGGCTATCATCACAGCAGTGAATTTGTGTGTCTATGTCATTGTTGCGATGAATTATTCGTACAAGAATGTTCACGGTAAGGCTACTGTGTCTGTTGCTGATTGCAACGATGCAGATGATCGCAATGCAATGGCttag